The window TCTTCTTTTGATTGAACATTCTCTCCATGACATAGACTCTAATTTCTTCAAGTATAATTATTATCGGTTTTTCCTTGCCTATACAATTGCAGAATTGGAGGATTCTGATATGCCATTCTCTACAGCATCACAACACCTatcttccaaaaaaaaaaatgccCCACACCATTTGTTTAGATCTCTTTCCATCAAGTGGTCATAAGAATTTATGCTAAGTTGCCTAATTTCCCTCATTATAGCTTCAAATGTTTTTTGAGTTGTAGACTTTACAGCAGTCCAAAAAAGCTTCTTAAACTCAACTCCCGTAAACTTTTTCTTAAAGTTGCATTGATGTTCCTAGCACATTGTCTATGCTCACTTCCTGGTGCTTTCTCCTTTACAGCCTCAACTAGACCCTTGTGCTAGTCAGAAATGATTGTTAGCCCTGTACCATCTCCCATCTAAATTTCATCAAGTAGTAGTTCTAAGAACCACTTCCAATTTTGTTTGTTTTCAACTGTAACTACAACCCATGCTAGGGGATATATTTGATTATTGGAGTCCCTACCAACAACTGCTAATACCTCACCTATACAAATACCCTTTAGAAAACATCTGTCAATACCAATCACCCTCCTACACCATTcaattcatccatccttaacACCCTTCAAGCAAACATACATCTTCGAAAAGTACATTGTAGAATCAGACATATTATCTATATCTATTTTGACTGTTGAACCCAGATCAACCCTCAACAACTTAACACCATAGTTCCTTATCTTTACATAGTGGCCCACCAAACTTCCCTCAATGTCATCCCATGCAAACCTTCTGGCATTTCTACATTGCCCAACACTTACATTAAGACCAAAATTGGTTTTCACCAACGCTTTCATTTTCCAGTAACTAAGCCTAAGCTTTTTCCAATATGTCACTAATTAACATTTTTCCAATCCACCTAAATGTAACAATTGACCCCATATTTACCGCTCTACAAAAGTTGTGTTCATCAATTTGTGGTCTGATTTGGAATGATTTTTCTTGGCTCATCCAAGTAGCCTACAATCTAAAAGGGCAATGTGCCTTTCCTTCAACTTTACGACACCTAACTAATAATTTACTTGCAACATTTTTTCATACCACAGTTTGTAACCATTAGAAACAACATAATTGGCAATCATTTTCTTAAGTTCATAACGATCACAAAATTTCATACCTAAGACGGGTTTCATTGTGTCCCATTGTTGGTTAAGATCATGAACAGAAAAGTAAACTTCATCTATGCTGTCACCATCTTCATCATTAACCCCTCCCTTTGGAATAACATTTGTGTGGGCCAAAAATGGATCTGTAGATTTCTTTAATGGAATAACTTCCTCATCAAGTTCATAGTCTAGTGATATATCATCCGACATGACTGAGTCTACATCATCCTCATATTCATCACTTTCTGTGTCCCCTTCTTCAGCTTTTTCTTCGTTAATCCACTCCATGATTGGCTCTTGATATTCATCAATGCACACATTGATTTTACAATCATTGGCATACCCATCATCAAGAAACCTCACATAGTCATTATCCTCTCTTAGTTCTCTCAATCCATCTACCGCAAACCAATTTTGAAGACAATAATATACATCAATGCAACTTTCCTTGGTTAATTTTTGAAGCTGTAAGATGAACTCCTTGAACCCCATGCTTTTGAAATCAACTCCGTAACAGATGTTTTCAAAGGATTGAAATACACTAACGGCTTAGGGACAAAGGTCCCACCATGGTAAACATCGACAATAAGCATACATTGCATCTTAAGTGAAAAATCGACGCGAAAGAGCGAACCCTAATTTCATCGTCTGTGAAAAAACCTCCAACGTTCTTTGTGATTTTGAGTTTTGCGTAAGGGTTATTCCACGTAATAGAGGGAGAAGCCACGTAATTGTTTATTTTTTTCATCCCGGTAACATTTACCTCCTCACCGGTAGAACCGATTATCACACTCGAATCAAAGAGCAAAATGTGAATTTAGATGGTATTTTTTGAACGAATTCTTTAGTTAGatggtattttttgaacaaaattgaaacatagttatctttttaaatcattttcctttttttttttgcaagttAAATGATAATATTATAGGATCCAAACGAACGTCCTTACTTTCTTAGGGGAGAAATTTGTCAATTGAGTACAAGTACAGGGACTACTTGTGTAATTAAATCTTTTTTTATCAGTATCGCTATTCCAATCGTCGTCTTTTTATTCGTTTCCTAGTATAAGCTGTAAACCCCAAATCCAACTTCCACTAATCGCCATCGCCGGCGATCGCTTCAACCATGGCAAAGAGTATGAGCTTCGTCGTCGGCGTCATCGCAGTTCTTATGCTCTTACACGCTGCTTACTCTACCATTCAATGTAACTCTCTGATTTCCTTGATTGCTTGTGGCTTTGATTTTCATCtatcaaaaactaacttttttttttctcgatAATTAGATAGGGCTTTGCTCAAGATCACTGAGGATGAGTTTTCCGGACCTCCATTTGAAGTAATCTCTCGCTGTTACTCTCTAATTTATACATGTATATgtttttttgtgtgtttgtgaatCTAATTTGGTCCTCGTTTCTCTTTTTGGGTATAATTTACAGGTGCTACTTGAATTGGCATTAGTATTGGTTTTGAGTCTGTTTGCTGGATTAACAGTTCCAGGGAATTTCCGATCTATACTCCCAGATTCAGATGAGAACAGGTACTTTATATATAAAAAGCGGTGTTTGATTTAAACTTAGGTGAAATCTGATTCTATAGTTAGTTTCCAAACAAGTGGACACTTGATTCTAATTGGAAGCTCTTTTTTTCCAATTTCTTGTTATTCAACTGTTAAGTTTTCTTCTTGGATTCTTAGGTATTGCATATAAATCTTGTATGAATTATGAAACACCTTATGCCTAGTTTTAGAATTAGAAGATCCATTGAGTTGAATTATGAGACCTTTATTTCTATTATTAGTAGTTTGAAGCATTTGGCTTAATTGCATATACCTGTTATATTTTGGTATCATTGGCACATGTTCACTTCAAAAGATTAAGGTTTTGAGTTTATGCTTGAAGATTTTTCACTTTGCACATTTGTAATGGTGTGTGCTTTTTCTTTTATGCTTGCATCATCTTTCATCTCAATGAAAATCTTTTCTACGTTTCTTTGAGCTTTTATCTCTTACAACAATGATACATAAATCTTTAAAATTGAAGGGGCAAAGTTGTAATTTTTGGAACTTGTTGAAATGCAGGGTTGTGTCTCTACCCGCAAATATGAACTTTATGATCTTCAATCATCGTGGAAAGGCGTTCCCTACAGAAACTGGGTTAAAGCTCAACTGAATTTAAGAACAAGAATTTTTTTTGCTGAATTTAAGAACAAGACCTTTTAGTATTTATTTCCTTCAAAATACATTTCACTTTCTTGAGACTTGATAGATTGTTTGTGTCATAATGTTGCATTAGTATTGTTTTAGATATTTGATCCATCATATGATAAAATGATTTTGGTTAATCATGTGTTCAGTTACTATTTTGTGTCTTTGTTTGTTCTTCTATGAACACGTTTGATGAATAATGCCATAATGGCAGTTAAGATGCGTCTGAGTGTTTAGatgaattaaaataaaataaaaataaataaaaacgtaCTTATTGACTCAAATAAGCAGTTTCTGATAAGCTAAAATCTTAAAGATTTCAGGTGTTAATGCAACAACAGATTCATGTTTCAATATAGTGACATTACACAAATCATGTACTCAATGAAATAGCATCTTAAGTTCAACAACAAAAGTCAATTTAATTAAATATCGATTAAAAATTGTAAAAATACTTCACAAGAATTAACAAATTCAAAAGGACAATGCACAATAAATAACTTGTTCAACTGCTCAAAATGGTTTCTTTGCATGATAAAGCTACAATCTTTTCAAAACTATGAGGAACTACTATAAAGATTTCACACAGATCTAATGTCTATGTATATCATAAAGGGCAATTCAGTAATTTCATCTCTACAACTGAGCAAGATCCAACCTGTTCTCCATAGATTGTCTCAAAATATACTCAGCTCTCCTCTTCTTCTCATCCATCACATCATCACGCCCAAACCATGATGAAATCCTTCCAGTACCCCTATTCCATAACCTCAAATCCAAGGAATCACCAATCAGTTTCCTTCCATTACTAAAATTCAATCGAACAGCAGGTCTCTTATCAAGAACATCTCTTTCAGTTTCACCATTCTCACCAGATTCAGAAACCCTACTATTCAAAGCTTCAATAACAGGTGCAAACGCCTCCAATATAGACACATGATTCTCCAAATTCACATCATTCACGTGTTTATCTGACAAAACAACTGGCTTCTCACCAAATCCAAATCGGATCTTCTTGCTACTGCCATTTGCGACCTCAGAAGAAGATGATGTTGGAGGTGATTTAGACAACAATCGTTTTTGTAAAGTCAACAATGAGTTTTCGGCTTTTCTTCTTTGTCTAGCGAGCTCAACTTTATCTGATCTTGGATCTGAAGTCCTCTCGTTCCATACAGCAGAGTGAATGTAAGTATGGGGATCTGGAAATGCAGGTAGCCAATCAGGTACGTGTTTGAACTCTGGTGTTTCACCCATTTGGAGAAAACTTGGGGTTAATTTTCTATCTCTAACAATCGGAAAAGTGGGAATAGGTTGAGCAAAAGGAAGTTCGTCTTCTTCAATGGCTTCAACGTACTCCATGATCTCCTTCATGGAAGAACTAGAACGGATCAAATTTGTACAGGTTTCTGACCCGCCTGGAAACCCGACAGAAGAACTCAAATCCTCCAAGCTTTGAATTACGTCGAACACATTGCACTCTGTTCTATTGGCTACATTAGCgtaaaactttgaggttttccctAAATCTTTCACGTACCTGATAGCAATATCGGCGAGAGACGCTAGAGCAGAATCGTTAACACTGTGGAAACCAACACGCTCGCATATCTGAGCTACTGCTACTTTTGCGACAGCTCTACCGAATTCATCAGCGGCTACTCGATTTTTCTTTTCATCGAACTCGTTGTCGTCTACTCCACCTCCATTGCTCATATTCAGACTCTCGTATCATGAAGGGTTACTCGATAACAAAATTGAACTCGTTCGAAATCAGGTACTTGAAAGAATTGGAACCCTAGCGATGTGAATTGATCCTGATATCACAATTTGGGAGATACACAACAAAATTGAATTCACGGCGTACCGTTTGTTTCGTGGGAATTTGATATTTGAAGGGAATCACTACAAATTCGCCTATTGTGCAATCAAATCAGGAGTTTGGAGATCCCAAATATCAATTTTGAAGAGTAATTcatgaaagtgattttgaatgacTTGATGAACCCTAGATCCTGATTGATGAGTAAACCAGGAGAGGGGGTGGTATTTATAGAAGGGGAGAAAATTACGAGTAAGGGTAGGAGTTTAGAAAAGACGTTACTACCCACTAAATGTTTGCCcaaaagaaatatttttcaagaaataattttttttttatatatgttactgtataaataatttaaatatccttttatatttctttttatttattttcttatcCATCTTAAATATTATATAGAAAAAAATGTaggataatatttaatttttcttttaatatcTTGATTTTTAATAAGATTAAaatttaaagtgtttttttttttttttttttttttttttttttttttttttttttttacaaatatatcaaattaatatatgaAAATCAAGACATCAATACACATGTAAACATCACAATGCAATCGTTACCAATGACAATGGGTCATGTTGAGTCATTTTCGAATTGATACATATAGTTAAACAAGATGAAAATCAATCGATCCAACTTGTTTATTAAATAGGTTGAAATCATCTTCACATATTTAGTTTTTGGTCAACCCAACTTATTTAATAAATATGTTAACTTGAGTTCacctatttaaatttcaaaataaacattaaaaactctaaaaattattcaaaaaaaattatatgtcaAATACAACTCATATTTATTGTTATTGAACATAAATTCAAGCCTTTTTATATGGTTACGGGGCATAAAACATATTAGGTCAAGAATTAACATAAATTTGTTTTTGTGTAGTGACATGCTCTTAGAAATACAAGCTATAAACTCATGTCATTCTACAAGTACAACCCATAACCTCACATCTTTGAATAACCTAAATCAATCACTTGATATTTCTTCAAAAATATCTTTCTAAGAACTTAAAATGCATattacatacatacacatatcaATTAGATTTTTCTTTATACAATTTATGAATTTAGAACAACTAAAAATAGTTAAACATGAACATtttacacataaacaacaatagaACCAATGATCCGATATAAATGAAATTAGGAGGTGATAGATGTTTGACAATTCTACCTTCACCTGAGGTTAGATGTCTACTTCTAGAAATGACTCCCCACATAAGCAACGGTAGCATGGAATGGCACAATAAGATGGTGTAACAAACATATGTAAATTGTATACCCGTTAAATATAAGACAATCTCATCTATAAAACGTGCCCCGAGCTC of the Lactuca sativa cultivar Salinas chromosome 6, Lsat_Salinas_v11, whole genome shotgun sequence genome contains:
- the LOC111894109 gene encoding membrane magnesium transporter, which produces MAKSMSFVVGVIAVLMLLHAAYSTIQYRALLKITEDEFSGPPFEVLLELALVLVLSLFAGLTVPGNFRSILPDSDENRVVSLPANMNFMIFNHRGKAFPTETGLKLN
- the LOC111894108 gene encoding transcription initiation factor TFIID subunit 8, whose translation is MSNGGGVDDNEFDEKKNRVAADEFGRAVAKVAVAQICERVGFHSVNDSALASLADIAIRYVKDLGKTSKFYANVANRTECNVFDVIQSLEDLSSSVGFPGGSETCTNLIRSSSSMKEIMEYVEAIEEDELPFAQPIPTFPIVRDRKLTPSFLQMGETPEFKHVPDWLPAFPDPHTYIHSAVWNERTSDPRSDKVELARQRRKAENSLLTLQKRLLSKSPPTSSSSEVANGSSKKIRFGFGEKPVVLSDKHVNDVNLENHVSILEAFAPVIEALNSRVSESGENGETERDVLDKRPAVRLNFSNGRKLIGDSLDLRLWNRGTGRISSWFGRDDVMDEKKRRAEYILRQSMENRLDLAQL